A window of the Cannabis sativa cultivar Pink pepper isolate KNU-18-1 chromosome X, ASM2916894v1, whole genome shotgun sequence genome harbors these coding sequences:
- the LOC115713205 gene encoding geranylpyrophosphate:olivetolate geranyltransferase, chloroplastic-like isoform X2: MELSSVCNFSFQTNYHTLLNPHNKNPKSSLLSYQHPKTPIITSSYNNFPSNYCSNKNFHLQNRCSKSLLIAKNSIRTDTANQTEPPESNTKYSVVTKILSFGHTCWKLQRPYTFIGVISCACGLFGRELFHNTNLLSWSLMLKAFSSLMVILSVNLCTNIINQITDLDIDRINKPDLPLASGEMSIETAWIMSIIVALTGLILTIKLNCGPLFISLYCVSILVGALYSVPPFRWKQNPNTAFSSYFMGLVILNFTCYYASRAAFGLPFEMRHGISTLATRYGAKNITFLCSGIVLLTYVSAILAAIIWPQAFKSNVMLLSHATLAFWLIFQTREFALTNYNPEAGRKFYEFMWKLHYAEYLVYVFI, translated from the exons ATGGAGCTCTCATCAGTTTGTAACTTTTCATTTCAAACTAATTACCATACTTTATTAAACCCTCATAATAAGAATCCCAAGAGCTCACTATTATCTTATCAACACCCCAAAACACCAATAATTACAtcttcttataataattttCCCTCTAACTATTGCTCCAACAAGAACTTTCATCTACAAAACAGATGCTCAAAATCATTATTAATTGCAAAAAATTCCATTAGG ACAGATACTGCAAATCAAACTGAGCCTCCTGAATCTAATACTAAATATTCAGTAGTAACTAAAATTTTAAGCTTTGGGCACACATGTTGGAAACTTCAAAGACCGTATACATTCATAGGAGTTATCTCATGCGCTTG TGGTTTGTTTGGGAGAGAGTTGTTTCATAACACAAATTTATTGAGTTGGTCTCTGATGTTGAAGGCATTCTCTTCTTTGATGGTTATTTTGAGCGTTAATTTGTGTACTAATATCATTAATCAGATTACCGATTTGGACATCGACAG gaTAAACAAGCCTGATCTACCACTAGCTTCAGGGGAAATGTCAATTGAAACAGCTTGGATTATGAGCATAATTGTGGCCCTAACTGGGTTGATACTAACTATAAAATTGAACTGTGGTCCACTCTTTATTTCTCTGTATTGTGTTAGTATTTTGGTTGGAGCTCTCTATTCTGTTCCACCTTTTAGATGGAAGCAAAATCCTAATACCGCATTTTCCAGTTAttttatg GGTCTGGTGATCTTAAATTTCACATGTTATTATGCTAGCAGAGCAGCTTTTGGTCTACCATTTGAGATGAG GCATGGCATATCAACCTTGGCAACCAGATATGGTGCTAAAAACATAACATTTCTTTGTTCTGGAATTGTTCTTCTAACCTATGTATCTGCTATACTTGCTGCCATTATTTGGCCACag GCTTTCAAGAGTAACGTAATGTTACTTTCACATGCAACCTTAGCATTTTGGTTAATTTTTCAG ACTCGAGAGTTTGCTCTAACAAATTACAACCCG GAAGCAGGCAGAAAATTCTACGAGTTCATGTGGAAGCTCCATTATGCTGAATATTTAGTATATGTTTTCATTTAG
- the LOC115713205 gene encoding geranylpyrophosphate:olivetolate geranyltransferase, chloroplastic-like isoform X1, whose amino-acid sequence MELSSVCNFSFQTNYHTLLNPHNKNPKSSLLSYQHPKTPIITSSYNNFPSNYCSNKNFHLQNRCSKSLLIAKNSIRTDTANQTEPPESNTKYSVVTKILSFGHTCWKLQRPYTFIGVISCACGLFGRELFHNTNLLSWSLMLKAFSSLMVILSVNLCTNIINQITDLDIDRINKPDLPLASGEMSIETAWIMSIIVALTGLILTIKLNCGPLFISLYCVSILVGALYSVPPFRWKQNPNTAFSSYFMGLVILNFTCYYASRAAFGLPFEMSPPFTFILAFVKSMGSALFLCKDVSDIEGDSKHGISTLATRYGAKNITFLCSGIVLLTYVSAILAAIIWPQAFKSNVMLLSHATLAFWLIFQTREFALTNYNPEAGRKFYEFMWKLHYAEYLVYVFI is encoded by the exons ATGGAGCTCTCATCAGTTTGTAACTTTTCATTTCAAACTAATTACCATACTTTATTAAACCCTCATAATAAGAATCCCAAGAGCTCACTATTATCTTATCAACACCCCAAAACACCAATAATTACAtcttcttataataattttCCCTCTAACTATTGCTCCAACAAGAACTTTCATCTACAAAACAGATGCTCAAAATCATTATTAATTGCAAAAAATTCCATTAGG ACAGATACTGCAAATCAAACTGAGCCTCCTGAATCTAATACTAAATATTCAGTAGTAACTAAAATTTTAAGCTTTGGGCACACATGTTGGAAACTTCAAAGACCGTATACATTCATAGGAGTTATCTCATGCGCTTG TGGTTTGTTTGGGAGAGAGTTGTTTCATAACACAAATTTATTGAGTTGGTCTCTGATGTTGAAGGCATTCTCTTCTTTGATGGTTATTTTGAGCGTTAATTTGTGTACTAATATCATTAATCAGATTACCGATTTGGACATCGACAG gaTAAACAAGCCTGATCTACCACTAGCTTCAGGGGAAATGTCAATTGAAACAGCTTGGATTATGAGCATAATTGTGGCCCTAACTGGGTTGATACTAACTATAAAATTGAACTGTGGTCCACTCTTTATTTCTCTGTATTGTGTTAGTATTTTGGTTGGAGCTCTCTATTCTGTTCCACCTTTTAGATGGAAGCAAAATCCTAATACCGCATTTTCCAGTTAttttatg GGTCTGGTGATCTTAAATTTCACATGTTATTATGCTAGCAGAGCAGCTTTTGGTCTACCATTTGAGATGAG TCCTCCTTTTACTTTCATCCTAGCCTTTGTTAAATCAATGGGATCagctttatttttatgtaaagatGTTTCAGACATTGAAGGCGACTCCAA GCATGGCATATCAACCTTGGCAACCAGATATGGTGCTAAAAACATAACATTTCTTTGTTCTGGAATTGTTCTTCTAACCTATGTATCTGCTATACTTGCTGCCATTATTTGGCCACag GCTTTCAAGAGTAACGTAATGTTACTTTCACATGCAACCTTAGCATTTTGGTTAATTTTTCAG ACTCGAGAGTTTGCTCTAACAAATTACAACCCG GAAGCAGGCAGAAAATTCTACGAGTTCATGTGGAAGCTCCATTATGCTGAATATTTAGTATATGTTTTCATTTAG
- the LOC133032158 gene encoding uncharacterized protein LOC133032158, with amino-acid sequence MDHAVNHPWHLFAIYGTPYMENRREFWTDLASSISQCNGPWALTGDLNVILSKEDKMGGRAFAYRDGSILRNFLFDTGGVDLGFSGCKYTWQNKRSSGQLVRERIDRVTVDTGWMSIYPSGGGGGGEVHNLLILCSDHGAMLFNSHAFNQRGSRPFRFFEAWFSDPTSLEVIKEAWGDTALSVEDSALNRKLTNTQNALRGWSKNVFRDTELRLKHLENELRSLQTREDHALDLEEEKRVQPAILDLWDRKESMWKQRSRELWLQKGDRNSSFFHASTMVRRKQNHI; translated from the coding sequence ATGGATCATGCGGTTAATCACCCGTGGCATCTCTTTGCAATTTATGGCACCCCGTACATGGAAAATAGAAGGGAATTCTGGACGGATTTGGCTAGTTCCATAAGTCAATGCAACGGCCCTTGGGCACTTACGGGAGATTTGAATGTTATTCTTTCTAAGGAGGATAAAATGGGAGGCAGAGCCTTTGCCTATCGTGATGGTTCTATTCTTAGGAACTTTTTGTTCGACACTGGAGGAGTGGATTTGGGTTTCAGTGGATGCAAGTATACTTGGCAGAACAAAAGGAGCAGCGGTCAGTTGGTTAGGGAGAGAATTGATCGGGTTACTGTGGATACTGGTTGGATGTCTATTTACCCttcgggggggggggggggcggGGAGGTTCACAACCTTCTAATTCTTTGTTCGGATCATGGGGCGATGCTCTTTAATTCTCACGCCTTTAATCAAAGAGGCTCCCGTCCTTTCAGGTTCTTTGAAGCATGGTTCTCGGATCCAACCAGTTTGGAGGTCATTAAGGAAGCTTGGGGAGATACGGCCTTGTCTGTGGAGGATTCAGCTCTGAATAGAAAATTGACTAACACCCAAAATGCTCTGCGTGGGTGGAGCAAGAACGTTTTTAGGGATACTGAATTACGGCTCAAACACTTGGAAAACGAGCTTCGATCTCTCCAAACCAGGGAGGATCATGCATTGGATTTGGAGGAGGAGAAGCGAGTCCAACCGGCCATCCTTGATTTATGGGATCGTAAGGAGTCTATGTGGAAGCAACGCTCACGGGAGTTGTGGTTACAGAAAGGTGATAGGAACTCGTCTTTTTTTCATGCCTCAACAATGGTGCGCAGAAAGCAGAATCACATTTAG
- the LOC115713215 gene encoding geranylpyrophosphate:olivetolate geranyltransferase, chloroplastic-like yields MGLSSVCTFSFQTNYHTLLNPHNNNPKTSLLCYRHPKTPIKYSYNNFPSKHCSTKSFHLQNKCSESLSIAKNSIRAATTNQTEPPESDNHSVATKILNFGKACWKLQRPYTIIAFTSCACGLFGKELLHNTNLISWSLMFKAFFFLVAVLCIASFTTTINQIYDLHIDRINKPDLPLASGEISVNTAWIMSIIVALFGLIITIKMKGGPLYIFGYCFGIFGGIVYSVPPFRWKQNPSTAFLLNFLAHIITNFTFYYASRAALGLPFELRPSFTFLLAFMKSMGSALALIKDASDVEGDTKFGISTLASKYGSRNLTLFCSGIVLLSYVAAILAGIIWPQAFNSNVMLLSHAILAFWLILQTRDFALTNYDPEAGRRFYEFMWKLYYAEYLVYVFI; encoded by the exons ATGGGACTCTCATCAGTTTGTACCTTTTCATTTCAAACTAATTACCATACTTTATTAAATCCTCACAATAATAATCCCAAAACCTCATTATTATGTTATCGACACCCTAAAACACCAATTAAATACTCTTACAATAATTTTCCCTCTAAACATTGCTCCACCAAGAGTTTTCATCTACAAAACAAATGCTCAGAATCATTATCAATCGCAAAAAATTCCATTAGG GCAGCTACTACAAATCAAACTGAGCCTCCAGAATCTGATAATCATTCAGTAGCAACTAAAATTTTAAACTTTGGGAAGGCATGTTGGAAACTTCAAAGACCATATACAATCATAGCATTTACTTCATGCGCTTG TGGATTGTTTGGGAAAGAGTTGTTGCATAACACAAATTTAATAAGTTGGTCTCTCATGTTCAAGGCATTCTTTTTTTTGGTGGCTGTATTATGCATTGCTTCTTTTACAACTACCATCAATCAGATTTACGATCTTCACATTGACAG aataaacaAGCCTGATCTACCACTAGCTTCAGGGGAAATATCAGTAAACACAGCTTGGATTATGAGCATAATTGTGGCACTGTTTGGATTGATAATAACTATAAAAATGAAGGGTGGACCACTCTATATATTTGGCTACTGTTTTGGTATTTTTGGTGGGATTGTCTATTCTGTTCCACCATTTAGATGGAAGCAAAATCCTTCCACTGCATTTCTTCTCAATTTCCTG GCCCATATTATTACAAATTTCACATTTTATTATGCCAGCAGAGCAGCTCTTGGCCTACCATTTGAGTTGAG GCCTTCTTTTACTTTCCTGCTAGCATTTATGAAATCAATGGGTTCAGCTTTAGCTTTAATCAAAGATGCTTCAGACGTTGAAGGCGACACTAA ATTTGGCATATCAACCTTGGCAAGTAAATATGGTTCCAGAAACTTGACATTATTTTGTTCTGGAATTGTTCTCCTATCCTATGTGGCTGCTATACTTGCTGGGATTATCTGGCCCCAG GCTTTCAACAGTAACGTAATGTTACTTTCTCATGCAATCTTAGCATTTTGGTTAATCCTCCAG ACTCGAGATTTTGCGTTAACAAATTACGACCCG GAAGCAGGCAGAAGATTTTACGAGTTCATGTGGAAGCTTTATTATGCTGAATATTTAGTATATGTTTTCATATAA